A single genomic interval of Zingiber officinale cultivar Zhangliang chromosome 4A, Zo_v1.1, whole genome shotgun sequence harbors:
- the LOC121972754 gene encoding basic salivary proline-rich protein 1-like produces the protein MAVAPIDSAQGDQTSTSDSGHGNLNPPTQGGAKPKPPSDSGRGDLNPPTQCGAKLPSDAGQADHNPPTQGGAKPNPKPPSDSSQTDLNPPTQGGAKLKPNPNPPKHGLCCKLGLKICCKPVVPIPTVPIPLPPPPPPPK, from the coding sequence ATGGCTGTGGCGCCGATCGATTCCGCCCAGGGTGATCAGACATCGACCTCCGATTCTGGCCATGGTAATCTCAATCCGCCCACCCAGGGTGGTGCGAAGCCGAAGCCGCCCTCTGATTCTGGCCGTGGCGATCTCAATCCGCCCACCCAGTGTGGTGCGAAGCTGCCCTCTGATGCCGGCCAAGCTGATCACAATCCTCCCACCCAGGGTGGTGCGAAGCCAAATCCGAAGCCGCCCTCTGATTCCAGCCAAACTGATCTCAATCCGCCCACCCAGGGTGGTGCGAAGCTGAAGCCGAACCCAAACCCGCCGAAGCATGGTCTGTGTTGCAAACTAGGGCTAAAAATATGCTGCAAACCTGTCGTTCCGATTCCAACAGTTCCAATTCCACTACCACCTCCGCCTCCTCCTCCGAAGTAA